In one Nicotiana sylvestris chromosome 8, ASM39365v2, whole genome shotgun sequence genomic region, the following are encoded:
- the LOC104213769 gene encoding ATP sulfurylase 2 — MSLAIRLHVTSTTIFHYCNNTSKKNPFSHNCTKFKANPIYHFDKLSHLVFSHRKKMSSLTSSRGSCGLTVKSSLIEPDGGSLVDLVVPENQRVAKIAEAETMAKVKLTKIDLEWVHVISEGWASPLRGFMREDEYLQSLHFNSLRMKDGSIVNMSLPIVLAIDDEDKEKIGASCDVALVGPNDDLVGILRSIEIYKHNKEERIARTWGTTAPGLPYVEEVITPAGNWLIGGDLEVIKPIKYNDGLDHYRLSPKQLRDEFDRREADAVFAFQLRNPVHNGHALLMNDTRRRLLEMGYKNPILLLHPLGGFTKADDVPLDVRMEQHSKVLEDGVLDPETTIVAIFPSPMHYAGPTEVQWHAKARINAGANFYIVGRDPAGMSHPTEKRDLYDPDHGKKVLSMAPGLEKLNILPFRVAAYDTVDKKMAFFDPSRAKEFLFISGTKMRTYARTGENPPDGFMCPGGWEVLVKYYESLQAEDGVQNSAVLSAR, encoded by the exons ATGTCTCTAGCTATTAGACTACACGTTACTAGTACTACCATTTTCCACTATTGTAATAACACTAGCAAGAAAAACCCCTTTAGTCACAATTGCACCAAATTTAAAGCCAACCCCATTTACCATTTTGACAAATTATCTCACCTTGTGTTTTCCCACAGAAAAAAGATGAGTTCTTTAACTTCTTCAAGAGGGTCTTGTGGGTTGACAGTGAAGAGTTCTTTGATTGAACCAGATGGGGGTTCTTTAGTGGATCTTGTGGTGCCTGAGAATCAAAGGGTTGCAAAAATTGCAGAGGCAGAAACTATGGCAAAAGTGAAGCTGACAAAGATTGATCTTGAATGGGTTCATGTGATTAGTGAAGGTTGGGCTAGTCCTCTTAGAGGGTTTATGAGAGAGGATGAGTATTTGCAGAGCTTACATTTCAATTCCCTTAGAATGAAAGATGGGTCTATTGTTAATATGTCACTTCCTATTGTTTTGGCAATTGATGATGAAGATAAAGAGAAGATTGGTGCCTCCTGTGATGTTGCTTTAGTTGGACCAAATGATGATTTAGTTGGCATTCTTAGAAG TATTGAGATCTACAAGCATaacaaagaagaaagaattgcaaGAACATGGGGAACTACAGCCCCAGGATTACCTTATGTTGAGGAGGTAATTACTCCTGCTGGAAATTGGCTCATTGGTGGAGATCTGGAAGTCATAAAGCCTATCAAATATAATGATGGTCTTGATCACTACAGGCTCTCTCCCAAACAACTCCGAGATGAATTTGATCGACGTGAGGCAGATGCAGTATTTGCTTTTCAGTTGAGAAATCCTGTCCATAATGGCCATGCTTTGCTTATGAATGATACACGGAGGAGACTTTTGGAAATGGGTTACAAGAATCCAATTCTTCTGCTCCATCCTTTAGGCGGTTTCACTAAGGCTGATGATGTGCCACTAGATGTCCGTATGGAACAACATAGCAAG GTCCTAGAAGATGGAGTTCTCGATCCTGAGACTACTATTGTGGCCATATTTCCCTCACCAATGCATTATGCTGGACCTACTGAAGTACAGTGGCATGCAAAGGCACGGATAAATGCGGGTGCAAATTTCTACATTGTAGGTCGCGATCCTGCTGGTATGAGCCACCCAACAGAGAAGAGGGACTTGTATGATCCAGATCATGGAAAGAAAGTTCTAAGCATGGCCCCTGGTCTTGAGAAATTGAACATTCTGCCCTTCAGG GTGGCAGCATATGATACAGTCGATAAGAAGATGGCATTTTTCGACCCTTCACGTGCTAAAGAGTTTCTCTTTATTTCTGGTACCAAG